A single Leclercia sp. AS011 DNA region contains:
- the ampD gene encoding 1,6-anhydro-N-acetylmuramyl-L-alanine amidase AmpD has protein sequence MHSEHGWLADARRVPSPHHDCRPEDEIPSLLVVHNISLPPGEFGGPWIDALFTGTIDPDAHPFFAEIAHLRVSAHCLIRRDGEIVQYVPFDKRAWHAGVSQYQGRERCNDFSIGIELEGTDTLPYTDAQYQQLAAVTRTLIRLYPAIARNVTGHSDIAPQRKTDPGPAFDWQRFNTLLTALSDKEMT, from the coding sequence ATGCACTCAGAACATGGCTGGCTGGCAGATGCACGGCGTGTTCCTTCGCCACACCACGATTGCCGCCCGGAGGACGAGATCCCGTCGCTGCTGGTAGTGCATAACATCAGCCTGCCGCCTGGCGAATTTGGCGGTCCGTGGATTGACGCGCTATTCACCGGGACAATCGATCCCGATGCTCACCCCTTTTTTGCGGAGATCGCCCACCTGCGCGTTTCTGCCCATTGTCTGATTCGCCGTGACGGTGAAATCGTCCAGTATGTTCCCTTTGATAAACGTGCCTGGCATGCGGGCGTTTCTCAGTATCAGGGGCGCGAACGTTGCAATGATTTCTCTATTGGCATCGAGCTGGAAGGGACGGATACGCTGCCTTACACCGATGCGCAGTATCAGCAGCTGGCCGCGGTGACGCGCACCCTTATCCGCCTCTACCCGGCTATTGCCCGCAATGTGACCGGACACAGCGATATTGCCCCGCAGCGCAAGACCGACCCTGGCCCGGCGTTTGACTGGCAACGCTTTAACACACTGCTTACCGCCCTGTCAGATAAGGAGATGACATGA
- the ampE gene encoding beta-lactamase regulator AmpE: MTLFTMLLVMIAERLFKLGEHWHLDHRMEVLFRRIRHFSMIRTLLMTAGVMLVVFLLLRSLYGLFFNVPLLVMWILLGVLCIGAGKVRLHYHAYLKAATNNDAHARGAMASELTLIHGVPPECNEREFLRELQNALLWINYRFYLAPLFWFVVGGVWGPVLLMGYAFLRAWQSWLARYLTPHERLLSGIDAILHVLDWLPVRLFGVVYALIGHGEKALPAWFASLGDRHTSQYLVLTRLAQFSLAREPHTDKIETPKAAVSMAKKTSFVVVVIVALLTIYGTLI, encoded by the coding sequence ATGACGTTATTTACCATGCTGCTGGTGATGATCGCTGAGCGTTTGTTCAAGCTGGGCGAACACTGGCATCTGGATCACCGGATGGAAGTGCTGTTTCGTCGCATCCGCCATTTTTCCATGATCCGCACCCTGCTGATGACGGCGGGGGTGATGCTTGTGGTGTTTCTGCTGCTGCGGTCGCTGTATGGCCTGTTCTTTAATGTGCCGCTGCTGGTGATGTGGATCCTGCTCGGGGTCCTCTGCATTGGCGCGGGCAAGGTGCGTCTGCACTACCATGCGTATCTGAAGGCGGCAACCAACAATGATGCCCATGCCCGCGGGGCGATGGCCAGCGAGCTGACGCTGATCCACGGCGTCCCGCCGGAGTGCAACGAACGCGAGTTTTTACGCGAACTGCAGAACGCGCTGCTGTGGATTAACTACCGTTTCTACCTGGCCCCGCTGTTCTGGTTTGTGGTGGGCGGCGTGTGGGGCCCGGTGCTGCTGATGGGCTATGCGTTTTTACGCGCCTGGCAGAGCTGGCTGGCGCGCTACCTGACGCCACACGAGCGGTTGCTGTCCGGGATCGACGCCATTCTGCACGTGCTGGACTGGCTGCCGGTGCGGCTGTTCGGGGTGGTGTATGCCCTGATCGGGCATGGTGAGAAAGCCTTGCCAGCATGGTTCGCCTCGCTGGGGGATCGCCATACCTCGCAGTACCTGGTGTTAACGCGTCTGGCGCAGTTCTCGCTGGCGCGTGAGCCGCACACCGATAAGATCGAAACGCCGAAAGCGGCGGTTTCAATGGCCAAGAAAACCTCTTTTGTGGTGGTGGTGATTGTGGCGCTGCTGACGATTTACGGCACGCTGATCTAA
- a CDS encoding glycoside hydrolase family 43 protein — translation MHQWPNPFIEQRADPYILRHEGQYYFIASVPQYDRLAIRRADSLEGLRSADEVVVWRKPDTGPMSQLIWAPELHNIDGKWYIYFAATHTQALDKLGMFQHRMFALECADSDPLTGTWVEKGQIKTPFDTFALDATTFVHQGKRWYLWAQKAPDITGNSNLYLCEMENPWTLKGEPVMLSKPEYDWECRGFWVNEGPAVLFHGERLFVSYSASATDENYCMGLLWIDLHADPQNPANWHKSPQPVFTTSYENRQYGPGHNSFTQTPEGEDVLVYHARNYTEIEGDPLYDPNRHTRLKRVRWNENGMPDFGIPSADTV, via the coding sequence ATGCATCAGTGGCCAAACCCGTTTATCGAACAACGTGCCGACCCGTACATTTTACGCCATGAGGGGCAGTACTATTTTATCGCCTCCGTGCCGCAGTACGACCGGCTGGCGATCCGCCGCGCCGACTCGCTGGAAGGGCTGCGCAGCGCCGATGAAGTGGTGGTGTGGCGCAAGCCCGATACCGGCCCGATGAGTCAGCTGATCTGGGCCCCGGAACTGCACAATATCGACGGCAAGTGGTACATCTATTTTGCCGCTACGCACACCCAGGCGCTGGATAAGCTCGGGATGTTCCAGCACCGGATGTTCGCCCTGGAGTGTGCCGACAGCGACCCGCTTACCGGCACCTGGGTTGAAAAAGGGCAGATAAAAACCCCGTTCGACACCTTTGCGCTGGACGCCACTACCTTTGTTCACCAGGGGAAACGCTGGTACCTCTGGGCGCAAAAAGCCCCGGATATCACCGGTAACTCGAACCTGTACCTGTGCGAAATGGAAAACCCCTGGACGCTAAAAGGCGAGCCGGTAATGCTCAGCAAACCGGAGTATGACTGGGAGTGTCGCGGGTTCTGGGTAAACGAAGGCCCGGCGGTGCTGTTCCACGGCGAGCGGTTGTTTGTCAGCTACTCCGCCAGCGCTACCGATGAAAACTACTGCATGGGGCTGCTGTGGATCGATCTGCATGCCGACCCGCAGAATCCGGCGAACTGGCATAAATCACCGCAGCCGGTATTCACCACCAGCTATGAAAATCGCCAGTACGGTCCGGGACACAACAGCTTTACGCAAACGCCGGAAGGGGAGGATGTGCTGGTGTATCACGCGCGTAATTACACCGAAATTGAGGGCGACCCGCTGTACGATCCGAACCGCCACACCCGCCTGAAGCGGGTTCGCTGGAATGAAAACGGGATGCCTGATTTTGGCATCCCGTCAGCGGATACAGTGTAA